TCGGCGGACTCGGGGCGGGGTGCGGCGCGCCACGTCGCTGTGCCCCGGACCCGCACTCTATCCCCATGCATCGCCGGCCGCGGCCGGAGTTGAGCCGCCCGACTGGCACTCCCGCGTCACCCCGAGGCTCGGACGGTTCCGGCCACCTTGCTGCTCGCCCCTTGCGGTGAGCATCACACCTTCCAGGACGGGTACCGCTCCGGCAATGACAGGCCGCCCTCCGGGCAGGAGGGGCTCAGTGGAGTGGACTCTCGGGCACGTCGTCCGGCTCGGGCCCCGACGTGAGGCGCAATGTGCCGACGTTCTTCACGTTCCAGCACAAGGTCGATCCCTTGGCGACGGTGAGCCGGAACGGTCCTCCGACCGGCAAAGGACCGTCGCCGATGGCGAACGCCAGCCACCCACCCTCCACCAGGTCGGCGAGGGGGATCGATGCCCGGTAGGTCTCATCGGCCGAGATCACCGTGCAATGGGTGGCCTGCTCGAGCGGATCGGCCGCCTCGATGAGTTTGCCGACTGCGACCGCTCGGCCGGCTGCGCCGCCGGCGACCTCGCCCGCATCCTCGCCGACGCCTCCGAGCGATTCGAGATCGCCGGCGGTGAGGTCGGCTCGATGGGTGACGAGTCCTTCGACGGTCACGTAGGCGGTCACTGTCGCGAGGATACGGCTCGGCCGGTTGTGGCCGTCGGCACCTCATGCCAGGCTCGTGAGCAAATGCCTTCCCAGAGTCGTCGCCTCATAGACGACACCGTTCGCTATCTCTTCGCGCAGGGGACGCTCGCCCGCGGTTTCGACCACTTCGGCGGTCACCTCGACGAGCACGGTGCTCGATTCGCGGTCTGGGCGCCGCATGCACTCAGCGTGAGCGTCATCGGCGACTGGAACTACTGGAGCGCCGGGGCCGACCCGCTCGAACCCGTCGACGGGGGGATCTGGACCGGCCGGGTCTCGGGTGTCGTGGAGGGCAACACTTACAAGTACGCCATCCAAGGCCCGGACGGTGTCGTCCACGAGAGATCAGACCCGTATGCCTTTGCGGCCGAGGTGGCGCCGAAGACGGCATCGGTCCTGTGGAACCTCGACTACGAGTGGCGCGACCAGACGTGGATGAGCGACCGGGGCGATCGCAACGGCATCTCGTCGCCGATGTCCGTCTACGAGATGCATCTCGGGTCCTGGCGGCGCGGCACGGACGGGCTCTCGATGTCGTATCGATCGATCGCGGATCCGCTCATCGGCTACCTCACCGACCTCGGATTCACCCACGTCGAGTTCATGCCGCTCACCGAACACCCGTACTTCCCGTCGTGGGGCTACCAGACCACCGGGTACTTCGCGCCGACGTCGCGGTTCGGGACGCCACAGGACCTCATGTACCTGGTCGATCGGCTCCATCAGGCGGGCATCGGGGTGATCCTCGACTGGGTGCCCTCCCACTTCGCCACGGACGAGCACGGTCTCGGGTGGTTCGACGGCGCCGCCCTGTATGAGCACCCGGACTGGCGGCGCGGCTGGCACCCGGACTGGAACAGCGCGGTGTTCGACTACGGGAGGCCCGAGGTGATGAGCTTCCTCCTCTCGAGCGCCAACTTGTGGCTCGACCGCTATCACATCGACGGGATCAGGGTCGACGCGGTGGCGTCGATGCTGTACCTCGATTACTCGAGGGAGCCGGGTGAGTGGCTCCCGAACGATCACGGCGGCAACGAGCACCTCGAGGCGATCGAGTTCCTGCGCCGTCTCAACGTCATGGT
The nucleotide sequence above comes from Acidimicrobiia bacterium. Encoded proteins:
- a CDS encoding molybdopterin-dependent oxidoreductase: MTAYVTVEGLVTHRADLTAGDLESLGGVGEDAGEVAGGAAGRAVAVGKLIEAADPLEQATHCTVISADETYRASIPLADLVEGGWLAFAIGDGPLPVGGPFRLTVAKGSTLCWNVKNVGTLRLTSGPEPDDVPESPLH
- the glgB gene encoding 1,4-alpha-glucan branching protein GlgB produces the protein MPSQSRRLIDDTVRYLFAQGTLARGFDHFGGHLDEHGARFAVWAPHALSVSVIGDWNYWSAGADPLEPVDGGIWTGRVSGVVEGNTYKYAIQGPDGVVHERSDPYAFAAEVAPKTASVLWNLDYEWRDQTWMSDRGDRNGISSPMSVYEMHLGSWRRGTDGLSMSYRSIADPLIGYLTDLGFTHVEFMPLTEHPYFPSWGYQTTGYFAPTSRFGTPQDLMYLVDRLHQAGIGVILDWVPSHFATDEHGLGWFDGAALYEHPDWRRGWHPDWNSAVFDYGRPEVMSFLLSSANLWLDRYHIDGIRVDAVASMLYLDYSREPGEWLPNDHGGNEHLEAIEFLRRLNVMVYRTHPGTFTVAEESTAWPGVTRPPDHGGLGFGFKWDMGWMHDTLDYFSRDPLYRSYHQDQLTFRMIYANTESFVLPLSHDEVVHGKGSMARKMPGDEWQRFANLRALYGYMFGMVGKKLLFMGSEIGQWSEWAHDGSLDWAEVTPGSRHEGLQRWVTSLNEAYRALSPLFAADAHAESFRWIDVGDAAHSVVSFERDDLDGNVVIVVGHFSGGDISGYRIGVAGAHPWRVLLNSNAERFGGAGTGTEGVVQPDEVPMHGYSHSIELYLPALSVMYLVPA